The following nucleotide sequence is from Prosthecobacter sp..
CCGGTGTGGGCGGCTGGGGACGCGCGGGAAGCACTGGCTGCGGTTTGACCGGCAACGGAATGTCATAGGCCCATTCGCGCTGATGCTTCGCCATCACGAGGCCGCTGGCGGCGGTGAATGAGGCGAGCAGGGTGATGATGGCCGCGCGGCTGAAACGACGGATGAAGTTCTCCGGCTTTTTGTCACCCACATGCTGGAGTGATTCTGCAAACTCCGCTGCGGTGGCAAAGCGGCGCGTGAGATCGCATTCACAGGCCTGGCAGATGACACGATTGAGATCCAGCCAGAAGGGCCATTCTTCATCGGAGAGATTGTCCGGCACCTCGGGGAACTCCATGCGGTCTTTGCCGCTGCTCATCTCGTAGAGCACCTTGCCCAGGCTGTAGATGTCCGCCTGCGGCGTGCCGGGGCCTTCGGGCGGCACGAAACCTTCAGTGCCGACGAACGTGCGCTCCCCGAACGCGGCGACGAGGCCGATGTCCGCCAGTTTGCACACACCTCCGACGAAGATGATGTTCGAGGGCTTGATGTCACGGTGGGTGAGGCCGTGATTGTGCATGTAATGCAGCGCGTCGGCCATGTACACGCCGGCATCACGGCAGAAGAACGGGTCCAGCCGCCCGTGGCGCTTCATGTCCGTGGTGAGTGTGCGCGGGACGTAAGTTTGGGTGCTGGAGATGTTCGCGCCTTCTTCCGCGTCATCGGCCAGCTCCATCACGCAGTAGTAGAAGCCGCGCGTTTCATTCCAGCCGACGTGCAAAATATGCACGAGGCATGGATGGCCGCGGGAGATCGGCTCGAACTGCTGGATGCCCTGGAACTCGCGGTGGAAGGTGCGTGTGAGTTCAAAATCCTCGCGCCAGACGATCTTCACCGCGCGCAGCGCTCCGGTCACGCTTTGTGCCAGCCACACTTCACCGTAGGCACCGGAGCCGATGCGTTTGATCAATGTGTAGTCGGGAATGACGATGTCATCGCGGTGTGAGGGCGGACCGTTCTTGTCACGGCTTTTCACCTTCTGCTGGGCCGTGGGCGGGGCGATCGGCGGCGCGGGCAGCTCCATGCTGGCAGAGTCTGTCGGCGGTGATGATTCCCCGTCCTCGTCGTTTGCTCCGGCCAGCAACGGCACGTCAGCTTCCTCGTCCGCGATCTCGGACGGGGGAGGTGGTGCGGCTGGCAGGACGGCGGGATCGCTCATGAAGCTGGCGTGGGAGGAGGGGGGCGGCATGCCCTGGCCTGTTCAGCCAGCGCAAGCGCCCGGAAGTCTCCCACTAAAGCATCGTGTTCTCAAGCCCCTGAACTTCTTTCTTTACCAGAGCCCCGACGCGGTGCTTGGCCAGATAGACCTGGGCGGCGTTGATGCCGAGGGCTTCGGAGGTCTTCTTCACACCCCAGCCCTTCATCACGTAGCAGTCGAAAATTTGAAATTGCCGTGGGGAAACCTTGGCCTTCACGCGTTCGAGCGCGGCGGCGGTGATGTTGTCACGCCATTCGCGGTCCCAGATTTTCTCCAGCATGTTGTCCTTGTCCTGGGAGAGGCGGTCGATCACCTGCCCGCTGGTGTCCTCGCTGTCGGCATTGCCCTGGTCCGCGAGGGAGGGCTGGCGCTTGCGGGCGCGGAACACATCGAGAATGCGCCAGCGCGTCATCTGCAGCAGCCAGGCCTTGAACGAGCCGGCGCGCGGATCGTACTGCCCCTTCTGCACCTGACGGGCGATGGCGATGACGGTTTCCTGCACCACGTCGAATGCTTCCTCGCGGGTGAGGCCCGCCTTGGTGCCGACGCTGAAAATCAGGCGCCAGTAGGTCTGGTAGAACTCATTCCACGTCTTCTGGTCCTCCCAGTTGTTCAGACGCTCGATCAGGCTCTTGCGGGTTTTCTCCCACAGGCCTTTCTCTTTCTTCACGTCTTCCGGGATCGGAATGTCTGGTTCTGGCTCCGGCTTGCTCATTGCGCGCTGATTCTCAGCGGATGAGCCGCCCTGTCAAACCTTAGGAACTCAACAGGCGCAGAGAATTTTGACGAAAGAGAAATGCCTCGCATGGCGGGGGACGGCTTCAGGCATGCATCAGCGCCGCAGCATCACGATCAGCTCATCCATCTTGTCCGCGATCTGCTGTACCTCGCTCTGCGTGGGTGGATCGCTCACTGTTATCCCGAGCGTGGCCACGTTGTTGCTGTTGCTGCTGGTGGTGGAGATGGCGTAGGTGAGCTGCTGGAGCGAGACCTCACCGGGAGCGCCCGGCAGGCCTGGCTCACCCTGGATTCCCTGCTGACCCTGGCCGCCATCGCTGCCGCTGCTGCCCTGCGGCCCAGTTGGGATGCTAAACGTGAATTGGATCGTGCCACCCACCACGCTGAGCGTCACCGCCGCCGGTTCTCCCGCAGGCAGCGTGTTGGTGGCATCGACTTGAGCCGCCGTGATTGTCTGGATCGCGTCGATGAGGTCTTTGAGGCCGTTGAACTGGCCGCGAAATGGCGGGGCTTCGATCAGCGCATGATCGGCAGGAAAGTTGGGGTCGTAGGGCATGATGGTTGAAGACTAGGGGGACGTGGAGACTGGGAGACTTGGAGAGGAGAACTTCTCCCGAGCGAAGCGAGTCTCCAAGTCTCCCGCGCAGCGTTTCTCCAAGTCTCTCTTAACTCACGGTGCCATGCAGACGATTTCGCTGCTCCAGGGGCTTGTGCCTGCCGCGCCCACGGCGGCCATGCGGAAGGCGTACTTCTTGCCGCTGGTCAGGCCGCCGTTGTCTGATTTG
It contains:
- a CDS encoding sigma-70 family RNA polymerase sigma factor; translation: MSKPEPEPDIPIPEDVKKEKGLWEKTRKSLIERLNNWEDQKTWNEFYQTYWRLIFSVGTKAGLTREEAFDVVQETVIAIARQVQKGQYDPRAGSFKAWLLQMTRWRILDVFRARKRQPSLADQGNADSEDTSGQVIDRLSQDKDNMLEKIWDREWRDNITAAALERVKAKVSPRQFQIFDCYVMKGWGVKKTSEALGINAAQVYLAKHRVGALVKKEVQGLENTML